Proteins co-encoded in one Longimicrobium sp. genomic window:
- a CDS encoding nuclear transport factor 2 family protein, with amino-acid sequence MHDRRLSFRAALAAAALLVPLAAAPARAQVALIPDNNMSAEQMRFRAEAMALATETLNAWRTAWEADDVRGLMRLYQKDALLVLPGVGTPSQGTRAIEQALQSGLPRLGKVDLATVDAAVDDHLLYIYQKFVVEPGTDAGAAGTATLVMQREGSRWKIRAQIFSPEPALAVSGNAATPAQAADTQ; translated from the coding sequence GTGCACGATCGCAGGCTTTCCTTCCGCGCCGCGCTCGCGGCCGCGGCGCTGCTCGTTCCGCTCGCGGCCGCGCCGGCGCGCGCGCAGGTGGCGCTCATCCCCGACAACAACATGAGCGCCGAGCAGATGCGCTTCCGCGCCGAGGCCATGGCGCTGGCCACGGAGACGCTGAACGCCTGGCGCACCGCCTGGGAGGCGGACGACGTGCGCGGGCTGATGCGTCTCTACCAGAAGGACGCGCTGCTGGTGCTTCCCGGCGTCGGCACGCCGTCGCAGGGCACGCGGGCCATCGAGCAGGCGCTGCAGTCCGGCCTGCCGCGGCTGGGCAAGGTGGATCTGGCGACCGTGGACGCGGCGGTGGACGACCACCTGCTCTACATCTACCAGAAGTTCGTGGTGGAGCCCGGCACCGACGCGGGCGCCGCCGGCACCGCCACGCTGGTGATGCAGCGCGAGGGAAGCCGCTGGAAGATCCGCGCGCAGATCTTCTCGCCCGAGCCGGCGCTGGCCGTGTCCGGGAACGCCGCCACCCCCGCGCAGGCCGCCGACACGCAGTAG
- a CDS encoding MmcQ/YjbR family DNA-binding protein, producing the protein MPVGFDQVREMAMALPGVTEGVAMGTPAFYVRKLFFMRLKEDGETLVLRINLFEREYLLQAEPDAYFVTDHYREYPVVLARLPALSVERLRPRIEDAWRMRAPKRLADEYDRRASA; encoded by the coding sequence ATGCCGGTCGGCTTCGACCAGGTGCGGGAGATGGCGATGGCGCTGCCGGGCGTCACCGAGGGGGTGGCGATGGGCACGCCGGCCTTCTACGTGCGCAAGCTGTTCTTCATGCGGCTGAAGGAAGACGGCGAGACGCTGGTGCTGCGCATCAACCTGTTCGAGCGCGAATACCTGCTCCAAGCCGAGCCCGACGCGTACTTCGTGACCGACCACTACCGCGAGTACCCGGTGGTGCTGGCCCGTCTCCCCGCGCTGAGCGTGGAGCGGCTGCGCCCGCGCATCGAGGACGCGTGGCGGATGCGGGCGCCCAAGCGGCTGGCCGACGAATACGACCGGCGCGCGTCCGCCTGA
- a CDS encoding amidase, with translation MPDESLALLTATEMARRVRAREVSPVDVLDACLARVERLDPAINAIVTHNPRARDEARELERRIAAGEDAGPLAGVPVGIKDVTQVGGVRCTFGSPLFSEHVPGEDALVVRRLRAAGAVILGKTNCPEFAAGGNTFNEVFGRTRNPWNPERSAGGSTGGGAAGLATGMIALAEGTDLGGSLRIPASFCGVVGLRPSVGLVPTVPSDYAWDTLQVTGPMARTAEDVALMLQAVAGPSPEAPLSQPVTGRDFVGAVRAADAKGLRIAYCRDIAGIGIDAEVERVCREAAFALEQAGATVEEIDLDLSYGRKAFLALRGLWFVSMLHPHLDKLDRFGVNVANNIRSGLGTSVEEIGAAEQARKRMREQFAGLFARFDHLLTPTMAVPPFPVVENFPRTVGGREMETYVDWIAPTFVLSLTGLPVGSVPAGVDGEGMPCALQVVGAPFGEERVLALQAVMQQLRPLPLPIEPRAATPA, from the coding sequence ATGCCCGACGAGTCGCTCGCCCTGCTGACCGCCACGGAGATGGCCCGCCGCGTCCGCGCGCGCGAGGTGTCGCCGGTCGACGTCCTCGACGCCTGCCTGGCGCGCGTGGAGCGCCTGGACCCCGCCATCAACGCCATCGTCACGCACAACCCGCGCGCCCGCGACGAGGCGCGCGAGCTGGAGCGCCGCATCGCCGCGGGCGAGGACGCGGGCCCGCTGGCCGGCGTGCCGGTGGGGATCAAGGACGTGACGCAGGTGGGAGGCGTGCGCTGCACCTTCGGCTCGCCGCTGTTCAGCGAGCACGTGCCCGGGGAGGACGCGCTGGTGGTGCGGCGGCTGCGCGCGGCGGGCGCGGTGATCCTGGGGAAGACGAACTGCCCCGAGTTCGCCGCGGGGGGCAACACCTTCAACGAGGTGTTCGGCCGCACGCGCAACCCGTGGAACCCGGAGCGCAGCGCGGGGGGATCGACCGGCGGCGGCGCGGCCGGGCTGGCCACGGGGATGATCGCGCTGGCGGAGGGGACGGACCTGGGCGGCTCGCTGCGCATCCCCGCGTCGTTCTGCGGGGTCGTCGGCCTGCGCCCGTCCGTCGGCCTCGTCCCCACCGTGCCGAGCGACTACGCGTGGGACACGCTGCAGGTGACCGGGCCGATGGCGCGCACCGCCGAGGACGTCGCGCTGATGCTGCAGGCCGTCGCCGGCCCCTCGCCGGAAGCGCCGCTCTCGCAGCCCGTCACCGGACGCGACTTCGTCGGCGCGGTGCGCGCGGCGGACGCGAAGGGGCTGCGCATCGCCTACTGCCGCGACATCGCGGGGATCGGGATCGACGCCGAGGTGGAGCGCGTCTGCCGCGAGGCCGCGTTCGCGCTGGAGCAAGCGGGGGCGACGGTGGAGGAGATCGACCTCGACCTCTCCTACGGGCGGAAGGCGTTCCTGGCGCTGCGGGGGCTGTGGTTCGTCTCCATGCTCCATCCCCATCTCGACAAGCTGGACCGCTTCGGCGTGAACGTCGCCAACAACATCCGCTCGGGGCTGGGCACCTCGGTCGAGGAGATCGGCGCGGCGGAGCAGGCGCGCAAGCGGATGCGCGAGCAGTTCGCCGGGCTCTTCGCCCGCTTCGACCACCTGCTGACGCCCACGATGGCCGTCCCCCCCTTCCCCGTGGTCGAGAACTTCCCGCGCACGGTGGGCGGGCGGGAGATGGAGACGTACGTGGACTGGATCGCGCCGACGTTCGTGCTGAGCCTGACCGGCCTCCCCGTGGGCTCCGTGCCCGCAGGGGTGGATGGGGAAGGGATGCCGTGCGCGCTGCAGGTGGTCGGCGCGCCGTTCGGCGAGGAGCGCGTCCTCGCGCTCCAGGCGGTCATGCAGCAGCTCCGCCCGCTCCCCCTCCCCATCGAGCCGCGCGCCGCGACGCCCGCGTAG
- a CDS encoding lipocalin family protein, with translation MRIALALLLLVTPACAGRQPAPGTPSAAVVGIWRVTQVNGRDLPAASPQEANVTVERASLMLQANRNYTLSITARTGQAPASERSQSGTWSAGESTLTLSPDGARPTRFDYRFSAGTLTLREGSTVYTLVRS, from the coding sequence ATGCGCATCGCCCTCGCCCTCCTGCTCCTCGTCACCCCCGCCTGCGCGGGCCGGCAGCCGGCGCCGGGAACCCCGTCGGCGGCGGTCGTGGGGATCTGGCGCGTGACCCAGGTGAACGGGCGCGACCTTCCCGCCGCCTCGCCGCAGGAGGCGAACGTGACGGTGGAGCGCGCGTCGCTGATGCTGCAGGCGAACCGCAACTACACGCTCAGCATCACCGCGCGCACCGGCCAGGCGCCGGCGTCGGAGCGCTCGCAGTCCGGCACCTGGTCGGCCGGCGAGAGCACGCTGACGCTGAGCCCCGACGGCGCGCGGCCCACGCGCTTCGACTACCGGTTCTCGGCCGGCACGCTGACCCTGCGCGAGGGCAGCACCGTCTACACGCTCGTGCGGAGCTGA